The Pantoea eucalypti sequence GACGGTGATGGGCTTTGCCGGGAAAGCCGTGGTGATGGTGCCCTGGACCACGCCTCCGATTATCAATGCCTGGCTTTCAACGGCTGGATCGATGGGCGCAGTGGTGACGCAGATCGTCTGCATTCTGGTGTCAGTACTCATCTATCTGCCCTTTGTGAAAGTCGCAGCCCGCCGCGCGGATGCAGCGGAAGCAAAGAGCCTGCAACCTGAGCTGAACCCCAACCGAACGGAGGTGTTATGAGTCGTCAGACTGTCCACATACCTGAGAATTTCATTCTGGGGGCTGCTGCCTCCGCCTGGCAGACGGAAGGCTGGAGCGGAAAAAAGCCGGGCCAGGACTCCTGGCCTGACGCCTGGTATCAGCAGGATCGTCACGTCTGGCACAACGGCTATGGCCCGGCGGTTGCCACTGACTTTATCAATCGCTTTAGTGAAGATGTGGCGCTAATGAAGGCCAGCGGGCTGACCCACTACCGGACTTCCATTAACTGGTCGCGTTTCCTGATCGATTATGAAACCGCCACGGTCGATGAGGAATATGCCGCTTACTATGACCGGCTGATTGATGAAATGCAGCGTCAGGGCATTGAACTGATGCTCTGTCTGGAGCATTACGAGCTGCCAGCCTTGCTGCTTGAGCAATATGGAGGCTGGCAGTCAAAGCATGTGGTTGAACTGTTTATTCGTTATGTCGAACAGGTTTTTAAACGTTATGCCGGTCGGGTCACACGCTGGTTTGTGTTTAATGAGCCCATTGTGGTGCAGACCCGCGTCTATCTCGACGCGCTGCGCTGGCCTTATGAGCAGAACACGCATAAATGGATGCAGTGGAACCACCATAAAAATCTCGCGACTGCCCGGGCAGTGCAGCTTTTCCGCAAGCGTGGCTATGCCGGTCGCATTGGTACCATTCTTAACCCGGAGGTCACCTATCCGCGATCATCCGCCCCGCACGACCAGAAGGCGGCGCATATTTATGACCTGTTCTACAACCGGGTGTTTCTCGACCCCGCGATTAAAGGCGCGTATCCGGCGGAGCTGCTGGCGCTGCTTGATAAGCATCAGATTGAGTGGGAAACCACGCCGGAAGAGCTGGCGATTATTGCTGCCAATACCGTCGATGAGGTCGGCCTTAATCTCTACTATCCCCATCGCGTTAAGGCGCCGTCCCGCGCCTGGCATCCCGAGACACCTTTTCATCCTGCCTGGTATTACGAACACTTTGAACTGCCTGGGCGGCGGATGAATCGTTCGCGCGGCTGGGAAATTCAGCCTGAAATTATCTGGGATATGGCACAACGAATACGCGATGAGTACGGCAATATCCCGTGGTTTGTGGCGGAAAGCGGTATGGGCATTGAGAACGAAACCCAATTCAAAGATGCCGGTGGGGAAATTCAGGACGATTACCGTATCGCGTTTATCAGCGAACACCTGCATCAGGCGATACGCGCCAGCCAGGCGGGCATTAACTGTCAGGGCTACATGCTGTGGGCGTTTACCGACAACGTCTCACCAATGAATGCCTTTAAAAACCGCTATGGTCTGATCGAAATCGACTTAGATAAGCACCGTCAGCGCCGTATGAAGAAATCTGCCCATTGGTTCCGTACGCTGCGTGACACGCAGCAATTTACCCTGTGGCTTGATGATGAGCCGAAATAACGCGAGGAAACGAGCATGAAACGAATTGTTCTGGCCTGTGCTGCGGGCATGTCGACCTCAATGGTGGTCACGCGGATGGAAAAAGAGGTCGCCGCTCGCGGACTGGCATTTCAGATCTACGCTATTCCGGAGCAAAACCTGCGTGAAGAGCTGCAAAACTACGGCAGCGAGGTGGCGGTGGTGCTGCTCGGGCCTCAGGTGCGCTTCAAACTGGAGGAGAACAGAAAACTCACTGACAGCTATCAGTTGCCTATCGCGGTAATCGATACGGTTGCTTACGGCACGCTGAATGGTGCAAAGGTACTCGATCAGGCGCTGGCTTTGATACACTGAGCCCCAGTTTGCGAGCCAGCCTCTCCGGTTCGCGGGCATTGTCGCGCAGGGAACGGCGACAATGCCGTTAGCGCGTTGATTGCAAAGGGTAAAAGTGTGGACAAAGCCGAAGCGCCGCAAGAAAAAAAGCAGTACCAGGAAATTGGTCAGCACCTGCGTCAGCAGATCAGTGACGGACACTATCCGGTGGGATCGCGCCTGCCGCCTGAACGTCAGCTGGCTGAAACCTGGGGCGTCAGCCGGACCATCGTGCGCGAGGCATTATTGATGCTTGAGCTGGAAGGTACGGTGGATATCCGTCAGAGCTCCGGCGTCTATGTAATGCGTATTCCTTCCGCCAGTGATGATGAAGAAGAGGCCTTTTTCCGCAGCGACGTAGGCCCGTTTGAAATGCTACAGGCGCGTCAGTTGCTGGAGAGCAATATTGCCGCCTTTGCCGCAAAAATGGCGACTAAAGCGGACATTGAAAATCTGCGACGTACGCTGGAACAGGAGCAACGTGCCATCGCCGCCAACGACAGCAGTCAGGACAACGACAAATTGTTTCATCTGCTGCTGGCGGGTGCGAGTCAGAATCAGATGCTGCTCGATACCGTTACCAGTATCTGGCGGCATCACGACAGCAGCCCGCTCTGGCAGCAGCTGCGCCCGCAGTTTGAAACCCGCGCCTATCGCCTGAAGTGGCTCGGCGATCACCAGACTATCCTGGCTGCTCTGCGTCGGCGCGATGTGATGGGGGCCTGGCAGTCGACCTGGCAGCACCTTGAGAATGTCAAAAATACGCTGCTGGAGCTTTCCGACGCCGATGCGCCTGATTTTGATGGCTACCTGTTTGATTCAGTCCCGATCTTTCAGGGGAAACTGATGTGATTGAGATTGTCTCGCTCAGTGATGCCCCACAGTTTGCCGATCAGATTATTGACTGGCAGTGGCGCGCATTTGGTGAAGCCAGTAGCCACGCGTTCTTTGCCAGTGTGGTGAACAGCAGCCTGAACGGTGCTGACTTCCCCGTAACCTTTGTCGCTCTGGAGGCGGGCAGGG is a genomic window containing:
- a CDS encoding glycoside hydrolase family 1 protein, coding for MSRQTVHIPENFILGAAASAWQTEGWSGKKPGQDSWPDAWYQQDRHVWHNGYGPAVATDFINRFSEDVALMKASGLTHYRTSINWSRFLIDYETATVDEEYAAYYDRLIDEMQRQGIELMLCLEHYELPALLLEQYGGWQSKHVVELFIRYVEQVFKRYAGRVTRWFVFNEPIVVQTRVYLDALRWPYEQNTHKWMQWNHHKNLATARAVQLFRKRGYAGRIGTILNPEVTYPRSSAPHDQKAAHIYDLFYNRVFLDPAIKGAYPAELLALLDKHQIEWETTPEELAIIAANTVDEVGLNLYYPHRVKAPSRAWHPETPFHPAWYYEHFELPGRRMNRSRGWEIQPEIIWDMAQRIRDEYGNIPWFVAESGMGIENETQFKDAGGEIQDDYRIAFISEHLHQAIRASQAGINCQGYMLWAFTDNVSPMNAFKNRYGLIEIDLDKHRQRRMKKSAHWFRTLRDTQQFTLWLDDEPK
- a CDS encoding PTS sugar transporter subunit IIB; the protein is MKRIVLACAAGMSTSMVVTRMEKEVAARGLAFQIYAIPEQNLREELQNYGSEVAVVLLGPQVRFKLEENRKLTDSYQLPIAVIDTVAYGTLNGAKVLDQALALIH
- a CDS encoding FCD domain-containing protein, with translation MDKAEAPQEKKQYQEIGQHLRQQISDGHYPVGSRLPPERQLAETWGVSRTIVREALLMLELEGTVDIRQSSGVYVMRIPSASDDEEEAFFRSDVGPFEMLQARQLLESNIAAFAAKMATKADIENLRRTLEQEQRAIAANDSSQDNDKLFHLLLAGASQNQMLLDTVTSIWRHHDSSPLWQQLRPQFETRAYRLKWLGDHQTILAALRRRDVMGAWQSTWQHLENVKNTLLELSDADAPDFDGYLFDSVPIFQGKLM